The segment CCCGGTGGTTAAGATCCCAGGTGAGCTTTACGATCTCTGCGTTGGCCTCTGCGAGACTATGGAAGTGACGGTTGCGTAGCCGTGCGAGAATCCAGCGTTCAACCACAAGAACTGCCACCTCAACTTTGGGTTTATCGTCGACTATCAACTGCTCGAGGGAGCGGCGATCCGCAACGATTCCGTATCACCCACCCGTTCCACCCCAAGAAGGGTCAAGAGTACGAGTTAGTCGGCTTTGCCCACACCTGGGGGGAGTACCGGGTGTTCTTTCGCCTGCCAGGTGACCTGCGTACGCAGTCAGTTCCCGCTGATTGGACCGATGTTGAAGAACCAGATGCCTTCGTCACCTGTTCTGCACAACGGTCATTGTTCCGACCCAAAGATCTGCTCGAACTCGCTGATCTCTTAGAGGTCCTAGAACATCAGAGTGTAAGGACAACTACGCCGAATGTGTAAGGATGATTTCGCCAGTGAGTTCATAGATAGCTATCACGATCAGCTGACAACTGCAGAACTACCAGCTATCCTTGACTTTGGCCAAATCGTGCGGCATAATAGTCCTTACAGGACTACCCTTCAGGAGGAGGTATCATGACACAAGAGCACCAAGACCCCAAAGAGGAGTCACTACGCAGAGCACGGGTGTTGAACCCAAGACCCGAGGCGGTTCGTGCGCCCGAGTTTGTTGCTTCGGAATTCTTTGACGCTCGGGATCTTCTTCAGGTGAAGTACGAGATGTTAAGGAGGGTCACGCACGAGGGAGCTACCATTAGCGAGGCAGCAAGCACCTTTGGCTTCTCGAGACCCTCGTTCTATGAGGCTCGGAGTGCCTATGAGGAGGGAGGGATCCCTGGACTCTTGCCCAAGAAACCAGGACCCAGGCGAGCCCACAAGCTCTCCGAGGAGGTCATCGAGCGACTCATCTTAGCCAAAGAGGCCAATCCATCGCTCTCATCAGCGGACCTCGCTCAACTCGCTAGGGACGACTTCGGTCTTCGCGTACACCCACGAAGTGTTGAACGAGCGCTTGCGCGCTACCCAAAAGACC is part of the Ferrimicrobium acidiphilum DSM 19497 genome and harbors:
- a CDS encoding helix-turn-helix domain-containing protein, which translates into the protein MTQEHQDPKEESLRRARVLNPRPEAVRAPEFVASEFFDARDLLQVKYEMLRRVTHEGATISEAASTFGFSRPSFYEARSAYEEGGIPGLLPKKPGPRRAHKLSEEVIERLILAKEANPSLSSADLAQLARDDFGLRVHPRSVERALARYPKDHQEPTL
- a CDS encoding DUF5372 family protein — encoded protein: MRESSVQPQELPPQLWVYRRLSTARGSGDPQRFRITHPFHPKKGQEYELVGFAHTWGEYRVFFRLPGDLRTQSVPADWTDVEEPDAFVTCSAQRSLFRPKDLLELADLLEVLEHQSVRTTTPNV